The Zerene cesonia ecotype Mississippi chromosome 11, Zerene_cesonia_1.1, whole genome shotgun sequence sequence AGGTATCATgcattatagaaataattactaGAAAAAATGAAAGCAGCTGCTATGTCCGTgtggatttttataaatttattatgttttggaATGTGTggttatttatacttaatctGGTCACAATATTGGATGAGTATAGAAAGGCAGAGGCTGTTTAGTGAATCTCAGCTAAATGTTCAACGAAGAAGTTCTCGTTTACATTTTCAAGATACATATCCtgataaatttagttttcatCAATTGTTTAATCAATCATTGTTTAGTGATGCATTACGGAAGTCACGAAGGTCTGTGGTTCTCaagaataatcaatttatacaaTCTAGTAAACCGAAAGTTACATCAGATCGACCGTccgttaatattatacttaaaagcCACGGTAGACCTAGGTTTCCTAATATACACAAacctattttagaatttgataGTGATAAATATGAATGCGCTGATTTTGGAACCTCGGAATGTGACGATCAAACTAGAGAATTCAAAGAGTTGTTACTAAAGGAATTCCATCGAGTGTTGATGAGcgatagtaaaatatttacgtcGGGATTAGATAGTCAAAATACATATGATGTTAAATACGAGAGGGGAAGCTCCAGAAAGAATACACGAAAAGAAATATTGTGTGCACTGAGAGATGTTGATGTAACTACCGTGACTGCTAATGATGAACCGTTTTCAAGCCATGGATATCGCATTCCCGAATTTCCTTTGCAAGAACATCGATCTTTTAACATGTGTGCCGTCGTAACAAGTGCTGGAGCGTTGCGGAATTCAAGATTTGGCGAATTTATAGGTAGGTTAAAATGTTCTGTCGACATTATTAAATGGACTTGATATATTCATCTACAGTTAGatgctttaaataaactttaaataaactaaaacataaaCCAAAAGTTAACTGGTTTATTTTTGCGTGTGagataggtatatattaattttaccaaGTAACCTtatcttacttatattataaacgtgaatgATTGTGAGGGTGGATGTTTGTATGAATGTACCTTTACATGTTAATTGCTCTGCCgtgcaaaaaatactgaacggattttaatgaaattggcTGTACTTGGTAGTAGATTTAAGTACTTGCATTTGCCCACGGGCTCGcccgcaggtgaaaccgcgcggcatAGTACTACAATTGCTGATGTTTGTAAGCATGCAGCAGCAGATCGGGTCTGTATGAAATTCAATATGCAactagattatagtctggattagcacataagTAACCTTTTATGCGGGTatgtcatataataaattttggcattaataacatataaaacgtAGTGAGTGGCTTCTCCACATAGCAAGCTAATACGTTCAGTTCAATGGACAAATTATGCTTATTGATGCAGACGAACACACGTGGCTCCATGACgtacacaataattatatatataattaataatcactAGAAATACTGGTTATGAATCACGACCACTATGAAATGATTAACGTATTCCACGATTGCAATAAACggtgaatataaaatgttcaaattcATATATGGATTTTTCCAATGATGACTTACTATTAAAACGACCAGAAAAATGTACTCTAGAATCGTTTTTACCGTTGTTtttaaacctttaaaatatttacgtgTATCATTCAACGATCTACAGTTAAGATCACATTTCTGGGCACAGTAATGTCATGTTATTGTTTCACCCCAGCATTTCGTGGAACTAAGCCGGTGCAGGCTCTTTGATGATTCACAGATTTGTtacaatgatgatgatgatacctCCCTAGTCGACTTTATATTTCAACCCAGGTTCAATGTAGGATATTACTAGTCCGATATGTCTTATTTCAAATCCAGTAGCTTATACTGTTTGACTGGATATCAACATTANNNNNNNNNNNNNNNNNNNNNNNNNNNNNNNNNNNNNNNNNNNNNNNNNNNNNNNNNNNNNNNNNNNNNNNNNNNNNNNNNNNNNNNNNNNNNNNNNNNNNNNNNNNNNNNNNNNNNNNNNNNNNNNNNNNNNNNNNNNNNNNNNNNNNNNNNNNNNNNNNNNNNNNNNNNNNNNNNNNNNNNNNNNNNNNNNNNNNNNNNNNNNNNNNNNNNNNNNNNNNNNNNNNNNNNNNNNNNNNNNNNNNNNNNNNNNNNNNNNNNNNNNNNNNNNNNNNNNNNNNNNNNNNNNNNNNNNNNNNNNNNNNNNNNNNNNNNNNNNNNNNNNNNNNNNNNNNNNNNNNNNNNNNNNNNNNNNNNNNNNNNNNNNNNNNNNNNNNNNNNNNNNNNNNNNNNNNNNNNNNNNNNNNNNNNNNNNNNNNNNNNNNNNNNNNNNNNNNNNNNNNNNNNNNNNNNNNNNNNNNNNNNNNNNNNNNNNNNNNNNNNNNNNNNNNNNNNNNNNNNNNNNNNNNNNNNNNNNNNNNNNNNNNNNNNNNNNNNNNNNNNNNNNNNNNNNNNNNNNNNNNNNNNNNNNNNNNNNNNNNNNNNNNNNNNNNNNNNNNNNNNNNNNNNNNNNNNNNNNNNNNNNNNNNNNNNNNNNNNNNNNNNNNNNNNNNNNNNNNNNNNNNNNNNNNNNNNNNNNNNNNNNNNNNNNNNNNNNNNNNNNNNNNNNNNNNNNNNNNNNNNNNNNNNNNNNNNNNNNNNNNNNNNNNNNNNNNNNNNNNNNNNNNNNNNNNNNNNNNNNNNNNNNNNNNNNNNNNNNNNNNNNNNNNNNNNNNNNNNNNNNNNNNNNNNNNNNNNNNNNNNNNNNNNNNNNNNNNNNNNNNNNNNNNNNNNNNNNNNNNNNNNNNNNNNNNNNNNNNNNNNNNNNNNNNNNNNNNNNNNNNNNNNNNNNNNNNNNNNNNNNNNNNNNNNNNNNNNNNNNNNNNNNNNNNNNNNNNNNNNNNNNNNNNNNNNNNNNNNNAATGTAGGATATTACTAGTCCGATATGTCTTATTTCAAATCCAGTAGCTTATACTGTTTGACTGGATATCAACATTACCGGATCATACTTTACAATTGTATCATACTTTAGATCGATCACATTTAATGATATGGTAAATATAcaccatcatcagcccatatatccactgctgggacacaggcctcctataagggttcaggccataatccaccacgctggccaagtgcgggttggcagatgtcacatgtcgtggAACTTTTGGACAAGCCAgtttccttacgatgttttccttaaccgttttaagcagtagtgatgttattcacatctGCAGAtagattgaaaaatcattttttttttcctgcacgctcgcccggtctcgaaccccgacttatcgattttgaagtccgaggttctcaccactgagccaccactgagctttttgaaaatatacgcTTTTTCTTAATTTGAGAGCATATCGAGTCTGCAATTAATTtactcaatatatataatagtgaaCTGgtaaaatgaatacaaaatcATCACAACAGTTAAAGCCAAATTTTGGTatcttagaaaataatttaatgtactaTTCCAAATAAGAGGATGTATGAacagttaattaatttgcgaggaataaaaaatttgaatatgagaataaaaaaagaacatgaTCGTCACATATCAGAGATTTGGCCGGGATTACTTGCACAAatcatacttattatttatctccGGCGAGGATGAgtagtaccacagataatataatactatactggGTAGAACTGTAATAGTCTGTCGAAACTTAGTCTTTTagcaatatttatgtaaattttgtggTCGCAGTAAGTGTGACTATGCGAGGCGATGGGTGATCGACCGCTTGTGCAGTTATCGCATCGGATCTCGGCTTTGTGATGGCATTGTAATGCGCAACAAGCAAGTTTCGAAGAACGGCCCAAATCGTATGCGAATTACAGAATGTTTTAGTATCGCTTACTCATACAACACTAACACAATAATAGGAACGTGATATTGCACATATTGTATTAACTTCcgattatttttgatatatgtTAAGTAATCTAATTTTCAGTTAATATTATCTGAAttgaaacttaatttatttgtgcgattcgaagattttttttttctttataatatattctatatgcAGTTTGTGGAGCGAGAGCATAGAGtatatcaatcaatcaataagTGCTAAGAAGTTATCTAgcatattgaatatttatgaattttgttgctggaaatattacacaatattattaaaagtcaCAAGTCAAGTtgtaaattacatacatagttCAAATACAAATGATCAGTTTCTAGATAAAAATTGTAGGTTCCTAGTTCatgaaattcataaatttatgttcCGAATTCTGCAGAAGTAAATTTCGTAATAGCTGCACAGCATAATTATACTttatcttacaaaaaaaaatacacataatgtGCATGTATACATATTGGACACAATACTATTCGAAAGTTCTAAAAACgcctattaaaaattatgagcaAAAGCGTTGATATTATGCGTATGgttgtatgtatgaaattattatctcGGGTAAtgatattacacaataaatatcctttatagtttaaattaatattcgatATAATTATGCGAATACAAGTAAGGTATGTGGTATGTCTTATTATGCGCAGATGGGTTGATTTATTCATGATTATCGCGATCTAAGCCCTCAGAAATGCACGGCCATCGGATATGCTGATATGGTAGTTGGAAACGAATGATACGGCGCCATTGGCGGCGCCAGGGACTTACGTATGTAAAATTAGTGTgtttatatacacaaataacaGAATAAGGCCACATTCAGACTTATCGGGGTTTTTATTGGGAGCGTTGAAGCTGTAcacgaaatttaattattcgcgATAGAGCAACGCAGGTCCCTAGTTAAGACTATATGAGTATGAGATCACTTGTGCATTTCTCCTTCTCTTTGTTTATGGCTTCACCTAATACGAGACTGCGCCAATGTCTAGTGTAAATGTCACAGTCAGGTATCACTTATGCACAGAACtatctaatttttaaactgacattttaagttaaaaacattattatggtCTACTATATTTACAGCTTTCGTTTAAAATTGAACTATCTGAAAATTccatgattaatttaaatttataataatttacgagCCCAAGAAGATAGAGGCttgaagaaatataatattatcttagtGGTAAGTGGTTGTCAGGAGATACAGGGATGGTCGAAAAGATTTTATCCACTAGTACtaagaaaatgataaaaaatggcATTAATAGAATGCACAATGTGCAAATGACATTAGTTTATTCTGTTAGTGATAATGCTTAATAGagcttaaaaactttttaacggattttaaacgcgatttattcattatattattaacccgtgaccacgctcgctgtaaagtgttagaaatgtcgggttaataatataatgaataaatcgcgtttaaaatccgttaaaaagtttttaatttctaaatgtataatactcgcgtaaaatcaaacacaagaaaataccttAATAGAGCTGTTaaatttcagtatttatttcatgttttattgaaatttacaagtgatcgttatttatttatttataaaatgaattagatacatatatatttcacgcaaaacacACAGAGAAATTCacctaaatataaaagaaagatcATGCGTAACAAttacaatgtaaaaaatttataaaaagtcatTCAGTttccttaattatattatgcataattCCTGCCTGCGTCAATTCCAATTCTTGTATACTATAAGCTGTGTTGCAGTTCTAAATTCCCTAtgcaattttgtaattttacaaaGGGCTTTTCCTACTTTTTTCCTATCCTTTAAGCGTATATTAGAGCAGAATGTAGAAATTGTCCTTCCTATGACCCATTTATTTGTTGACGCATATTTGGTATAGATATTCGTTGACGTATATTTTGCTTATACAACATTACCACATTACCTGTTAGATAGGTAGTAGGTTGTAGAACCATTAGAGATGttagtaacattatattagCACGAcctttaataattgtttgttgttaACGCTTCTTCCAAAGTCAGTAACGTAAACGTCGTTCGCTATTTCCATAAAACTCGTTTCCAGCTTACGCAAATCACTAACGTAGCTACAGCACACAAAAACGACGCTCGCGATGAATCatttcacaaataattttatttaagtttcatCGTATTAGTCACCGTAACCGCATGCTTGGTCTTTGTCCTTTCTCGAAAGCTGTGATAAATTATAGTCTATGCATTAAACACGTGCCTCAACATTTATTaggaataataaattgttgtacATACATGAACCGCCTTCTCATGAATTTACCATTTAAAAATGCTACGTAAATAATGACGTACCTTAAATTCTTAGCACCGACATttatcatgaataaaatataacaagttATGGAAGGtcttgaattaatatattttaatagtaattagcgattaatgttatttagatGCAAGTTATTTCTTTGATGTAATCCTTTGAGTCAATTAGTGTATGGGTATGTGGCGACCAGCTGACCAGCCGCACAACCGGTTCTGCGTGCCCTTCACCCCCTCGCCCGCGCTGGCCGTAGCGCNNNNNNNNNNNNNNNNNNNNNNNNNNNNNNNNNNNNNNNNNNNNNNNNNNNNNNNNNNNNNNNNNNNNNNNNNNNNNNNNNNNNNNNNNNNNNNNNNNNNNNNNNNNNNNNNNNNNNNNNNNNNNNNNNNNNNNNNNNNNNNNNNNNNNNNNNNNNNNNNNNNNNNNNNNNNNNNNNNNNNNNNNNNNNNNNNNNNNNNNNNNNNNNNNNNNNNNNNNNNNNNNNNNNNNNNNNNNNNNNNNNNNNNNNNNNNNNNNNNNNNNNNNNNNNNNNNNNNNNNNNNNNNNNNNNNNNNNNNNNNNNNNNNNNNNNNNNNNNNNNNNNNNNNNNNNNNNNNNNNNNNNNNNNNNNNNNNNNNNNNNNNNNNNNNNNNNNNNNNNNNNNNNNNNNNNNNNNNNNNNNNNNNNNNNNNNNNNNNNNNNNNNNNNNNNNNNNNNNNNNNNNNNNNNNNNNNNNNNNNNNNNNNNNNNNNNNNNNNNNNNNNNNNNNNNNNNNNNNNNNNNNNNNNNNNNNNNNNNNNNNNNNNNNNNNNNNNNNNNNNNNNNNNNNNNNNNNNNNNNNNNNNNNNNNNNNNNNNNNNNNNNNNNNNNNNNNNNNNNNNNNNNNNNNNNNNNNNNNNNNNNNNNNNNNNNNNNNNNNNNNNNNNNNNNNNNNNNNNNNNNNNNNNNNNNNNNNNNNNNNNNNNNNNNNNNNNNNNNNNNNNNNNNNNNNNNNNNNNNNNNNNNNNNNNNNNNNNNNNNNNNNNNNNNNNNNNNNNNNNNNNNNNNNNNNNNNNNNNNNNNNNNNNNNNNNNNNNNNNNNNNNNNNNNNNNNNNNNNNNNNNNNNNNNNNNNNNNNNNNNNNNNNNNNNNNNNNNNNNNNNNNNNNNNNNNNNNNNNNNNNNNNNNNNNNNNNNNNNNNNNNNNNNNNNNNNNNNNNNNNNNNNNNNNNNNNNNNNNNNNNNNNNNNNNNNNNNNNNNNNNNNNNNNNNNNNNNNNNNNNNNNNNNNNNNNNNNNNNNNCGTACCGTGAGCATTAAACGTAATTATTTGTGggataaaatcatattttatttgcaactcCCGGTAGGGAACCCAcaggtaattaatatttgtattgtgtttTCAATGTATACGCAAATTGAATAGAAATTAGTAGTGTAACATTTTGAGccagtttattaaaatcggcAAAGCGCGAGTACGACTCGTGACACTATGGGTTCCGtttaaataagctaaagagcaaCTGCAATAAAATCGGTCActcatcaaatttaataacgtGCCAActgttgcttaacctcgatcTTTTATAATTCGTTGTTACAGCggcaatataaatacatctcTGATAATTCTGATAATTTCAACTGTATTACTATCActgttcatgagatacagcctcCACAGCCAGTGACAGACGAACGGACCGATGGACAGAAAAACACGGAAGTCTAAGCAATAGCACAATATAAAGcgaagcatttatttattatgctacTGTTAGTAAAACGAACGATTTCGATTTAAAAGCCGAAAACGTCTCGACAAAGTCGCGGTTCTCACAACTCACTCAAAgtgtttaataatgaaaatgcaAATCCGTGTTAGCGCGGGATGGCGATTTGCAAGCGATCACAGTACAAGCAGTATGTACTGTATGTTCTTAatcatgtaaaaaaaacaatatggcATACCTACAAACCTTAAAACATGCATGGCAGCCCCTTAATAGTGTCCCGAACTGTATAGCGTACATAGCTCGGGCTCATACCTTCCATGTCTCTCGCCTTGCTCCCTGCACGATGTACTGTCTACACATCTTTATAAGActgtgttatatataataggttTTACTCTTTGGGTACGGAAtcctaaaattaattaaacaaactcacatttatgtattacttatacattttttttttgttgtgggGATCCTACGCGTTTTGTTCCAATATTCCAATGAATGCTTATAGGATAATAACAGTAAAACGCATTTGTCTTTTAAGTTTTCGAAGAAGCGATATGGTCTCTTCGTTATTTGCACTGAGTTCTTGTTAATTGGAAGCAATGTCATACGGTCACGTACCCTCGcacttgtttgattttaaggATCAGCCTTTCCactagttatatatatgtacctaccttAGTTATTGTATTCGCATTTATTTGTTCTATGAAACtttcatcttatatataaaattctcgtgtcacaatgttagtctctatactcctccgaaacggcttgaccgattcctctgaaatttggtaagcatattgggtaggtctgagaatcggctatcatctatttttcataccactaaacgttaagagtaaggcagaacagcgtttgccggtgcagctagtattcatataaatgtgGGTCGACTGCTCTTGTTTAGTTAAAAATGCATTAGTAGCCGTTTCAACCTTCagcaattattataacaatattattgtgcaattaataaaaaaaaacatgaaagatatatatgataattatgcGAACCTATCGACTGCAATTAGCCTGTGtcaaagattatttatttattttatatgtgtttttttcaatttgttcgGAAAATCAAAACGACTATAATTCAAGAGTAATTAAGATGTATAACAAATGTCACAAATGGTGACGATTTCTGCACACAATAGAATTGCTTCAGACAATTAAAACCATTAATAATGTAtcacaaacattatttaacgGTTTCATCGTTAGCTTTGATTTGTGCCATTTTAAACTGTCGTCTTCCACGTggcattattaataattattaattacctgTTGGTTACATTCGcttgtattaa is a genomic window containing:
- the LOC119830197 gene encoding beta-galactoside alpha-2,6-sialyltransferase 1, which produces MKAAAMSVWIFINLLCFGMCGYLYLIWSQYWMSIERQRLFSESQLNVQRRSSRLHFQDTYPDKFSFHQLFNQSLFSDALRKSRRSVVLKNNQFIQSSKPKVTSDRPSVNIILKSHGRPRFPNIHKPILEFDSDKYECADFGTSECDDQTREFKELLLKEFHRVLMSDSKIFTSGLDSQNTYDVKYERGSSRKNTRKEILCALRDVDVTTVTANDEPFSSHGYRIPEFPLQEHRSFNMCAVVTSAGALRNSRFGEFIDSHDMVLRFNNAPTENYTEDVGSKTTFRILNSQVVAKPEFRFLEDPLYKNVSILIWDPANFSSSLRDWYDHPDFPLFSVYKKLLKERPNADVHLLNPLVLWRLWTVLQDSSPYRLRRNPPSSGFIGIWFALHRCNRVRVFEYVPSVRATRRCHYYLSNEDAGCTLGAWHPLAQEKALADRIRDNPDLDVFQRGFIDIPGYRRVGCD